The Paenibacillus sophorae genome has a segment encoding these proteins:
- a CDS encoding S-layer homology domain-containing protein encodes MRLVKYITAMLLTFLLAVGSLNLAGPVLAAESSDAAVSVSKVTVTFNGDPKTSKGFTWYTPKASQDSTVQVIEATYGRAEFDTGLTFKGITQVSTNSPLENVHKAEATGLKADTAYYFRVGDAALNVWSEAGTFKTAPAGGAFTFIDLADTQAKSEDEAILSSETLSKALATVPDADFVVHNGDIVDNGIKEEQWNWLLGHSRPSLLNTTIVPAAGNHEDENYAFFEHFDIKPVAGSATETGAYYSYDYSNAHFVVLNSNENSEEYADFSNAQVEWLKSDVKAAKAAGAQWIIVNIHKGPYTTSNHATDSDIMGPNGVRTKIAPLMAELDIDFVLQGHDHIYARTKPIKSDNTAAATSKFIESQNGKSVEYTVNPDGTIYLIPATAGPKVYYKNQKPELGDKYYDLFERAEENHAAKYGPDPSDATRPKRSQVQNFVGITIDSGKLTAFTYEIDQNVDKAAPYLVDQFGIQKISNSGNNVDTPNNTEGGGTKPTAPTTPTAPTTPTTPTAPTAPTTPAPTKPAVTLKDIDGHWAAVAINKAVELGFAKGYADGTFRPNQTVNRAEFITLLMRAVKHPDTGKSLGFKDAGKIPAWSQSFIAQALDAGIIAGYNDNTFRPDQVITRAEMAAMIVRAGGVEVNPKAALTFADAKDAPKWAVPYIAAIKDAGLVNGIGQNRFAPNQSVTRAEAVTIILGLLQQRAE; translated from the coding sequence ATGAGATTAGTAAAGTACATAACAGCTATGCTGCTGACTTTTCTGTTGGCGGTGGGGTCTTTGAATTTGGCAGGACCTGTATTGGCAGCGGAGTCTTCGGATGCTGCGGTATCCGTCAGCAAGGTGACGGTTACGTTCAATGGCGACCCCAAGACCTCCAAGGGGTTCACGTGGTATACACCAAAGGCTTCTCAAGACAGCACTGTACAGGTTATTGAAGCGACCTATGGAAGAGCGGAGTTTGACACCGGCCTTACGTTCAAGGGAATAACCCAGGTATCTACAAACTCTCCTCTGGAAAATGTGCACAAAGCGGAAGCAACCGGCCTCAAGGCAGACACCGCTTATTATTTCCGCGTGGGGGACGCCGCGCTGAATGTGTGGAGTGAAGCGGGAACGTTCAAGACGGCGCCTGCAGGCGGAGCCTTCACGTTCATCGACCTAGCTGATACGCAGGCGAAGAGCGAGGATGAAGCGATCCTTTCCTCCGAAACGTTGTCCAAAGCGTTGGCGACGGTTCCGGATGCTGACTTTGTGGTCCATAACGGCGACATTGTCGATAACGGAATCAAGGAAGAACAGTGGAACTGGCTGCTGGGCCACTCCCGGCCAAGCCTGCTGAATACAACGATTGTGCCGGCTGCGGGCAACCATGAAGACGAGAACTATGCGTTCTTTGAGCATTTTGACATCAAACCGGTCGCAGGCTCGGCTACAGAAACCGGAGCGTATTACTCCTATGATTACAGCAACGCGCATTTTGTGGTGCTGAACTCGAATGAGAACTCGGAGGAGTATGCGGATTTCTCCAATGCCCAGGTAGAGTGGCTGAAAAGTGATGTGAAAGCAGCCAAAGCGGCGGGCGCCCAGTGGATTATTGTGAACATTCACAAGGGACCGTACACGACATCGAACCATGCGACCGACAGCGACATCATGGGACCAAACGGAGTGCGGACGAAGATCGCCCCGCTGATGGCAGAGCTGGACATTGATTTTGTCCTTCAGGGGCATGACCATATTTACGCCCGCACCAAGCCGATTAAGAGCGATAACACCGCTGCCGCAACCTCGAAATTCATCGAATCGCAGAACGGCAAATCGGTGGAATACACGGTAAACCCGGATGGCACGATCTATCTGATCCCGGCGACAGCGGGACCGAAGGTCTATTACAAGAACCAGAAACCAGAGCTTGGAGATAAGTATTACGATCTGTTCGAGCGTGCGGAAGAAAATCATGCGGCGAAATACGGCCCGGACCCAAGCGACGCCACCCGTCCAAAACGCAGTCAGGTACAGAACTTCGTCGGCATAACGATTGATAGCGGCAAGCTGACGGCATTTACGTATGAAATTGACCAGAATGTGGATAAAGCTGCGCCGTATCTGGTTGACCAGTTTGGTATTCAAAAAATTTCCAATTCCGGTAATAACGTTGACACCCCCAACAATACTGAAGGTGGAGGAACGAAACCGACCGCGCCAACAACACCGACGGCACCAACAACACCAACTACGCCGACGGCACCAACGGCACCAACAACGCCGGCGCCAACCAAACCAGCGGTAACACTGAAGGATATTGACGGGCACTGGGCAGCAGTTGCAATCAACAAGGCCGTAGAGCTTGGATTTGCCAAAGGATATGCGGACGGGACCTTCCGTCCGAACCAAACGGTCAACCGGGCAGAGTTTATTACTCTCCTGATGCGTGCTGTGAAACATCCGGATACTGGGAAGTCACTGGGCTTCAAAGATGCGGGCAAAATTCCGGCTTGGTCGCAATCCTTTATCGCGCAAGCTTTGGACGCGGGTATTATTGCTGGCTATAACGATAACACCTTCCGTCCCGATCAGGTCATCACGAGAGCCGAAATGGCGGCGATGATTGTCCGTGCTGGCGGGGTCGAAGTGAATCCTAAAGCGGCGCTGACTTTTGCGGACGCCAAGGATGCTCCGAAATGGGCGGTTCCTTATATCGCAGCGATTAAGGATGCGGGGCTTGTGAACGGAATCGGTCAGAACCGGTTTGCTCCAAATCAAAGTGTTACAAGAGCGGAGGCTGTAACCATCATTCTGGGGCTGCTGCAGCAGCGAGCGGAATAA
- a CDS encoding MFS transporter, with protein MRLLIIFLSVTNAFIIIYGPQPVLPLFMQEFGISISTASLSISLTILGIVFSSLFLAVFSDKWDRKKVILVSNLLLIIPSLALFFTHSFSWLLVFRFVQGTLITGVTTILMTYAAEEFPIKKKGMVLATYVSATLAGGLLGRVLCGFITEHFNWEWFFFVTTVMTTVVSLLIYFFLSESTGQIKSGKQNFTDHFKNLPLLSTFFIGFSHFFAFVGFFNYLPFYASQAPFNYSVAQTSLLYLTYIWGIVSSLITGMVSNRFGRRATIAVGHLVGATGILVTLIPSPYALILGASILTLGQFCSQSSATAYITDVVTHSKGAATSLYQCFFYLGGSLGAWIPGILWRHFHWSGIVVTTVGFILLALSSNYFLGGRRSRVAQSKRVTA; from the coding sequence ATGAGATTGCTCATTATTTTTCTTTCCGTGACCAACGCTTTTATCATCATCTACGGTCCACAGCCCGTTCTTCCATTATTCATGCAGGAATTTGGCATATCCATTTCAACGGCCAGCTTGTCGATTTCGTTAACGATACTCGGCATTGTGTTTTCATCGCTGTTTTTGGCTGTATTTTCAGATAAGTGGGACCGTAAAAAAGTGATATTGGTCTCAAACCTTCTTCTGATCATTCCCAGTCTGGCTTTGTTTTTTACCCATTCGTTCAGTTGGCTGCTTGTCTTTCGATTTGTACAGGGAACCTTGATCACCGGAGTAACGACGATCCTAATGACCTATGCGGCTGAAGAATTTCCCATTAAGAAAAAAGGGATGGTGCTGGCCACATATGTTAGCGCCACATTGGCAGGAGGACTTCTAGGACGGGTATTATGCGGATTTATTACAGAACACTTCAATTGGGAATGGTTCTTTTTTGTAACAACGGTTATGACAACTGTCGTCAGTCTCTTGATCTATTTCTTTTTATCGGAATCGACTGGGCAGATAAAAAGCGGTAAACAGAACTTCACGGATCATTTCAAAAATCTGCCTTTGCTTTCAACTTTCTTTATTGGATTTTCTCATTTTTTCGCTTTTGTAGGATTCTTCAATTACTTGCCTTTTTACGCCAGTCAAGCGCCTTTTAATTATTCAGTCGCCCAAACCTCGCTTCTCTATCTTACGTATATTTGGGGCATTGTATCTTCGCTAATTACCGGGATGGTCTCTAACCGGTTTGGCCGAAGAGCAACGATTGCCGTCGGACACCTTGTGGGAGCAACAGGGATATTGGTTACGTTGATTCCTTCTCCATATGCGCTTATTTTAGGCGCTTCGATACTGACTTTAGGCCAATTTTGTTCCCAATCTTCAGCCACTGCGTATATAACGGATGTTGTCACTCATTCGAAGGGTGCGGCCACTTCCTTGTACCAGTGTTTCTTTTATTTAGGGGGAAGCTTGGGCGCGTGGATTCCTGGAATCCTGTGGAGACATTTTCATTGGTCCGGCATCGTGGTTACGACGGTAGGTTTTATTTTATTGGCGTTAAGCAGTAATTATTTTCTTGGGGGAAGAAGAAGTCGTGTTGCACAATCAAAACGAGTGACTGCATAA
- a CDS encoding LysR family transcriptional regulator → MDTLGIEAFLSIVRHGSLTDAASSLFISQSTLSHRLAQLEREVGMNLIDRGRGLRTLSLTSSGQEFLVLARRWEALVQETNQIRTRTKHLTLSIGAADSIQTYVLPAIYKELSKCSKQIEIRIRTQQSTELYQLLERGEIDIAFANLEQPMPNMLVKKFLAEQMIVISKGKLPVANNTLMDHELDTSNQLFFEWNTSFRAWYDRWIGERDYPTIRLDAASLIETFMDRPEKWAIVPMSLARRYEKTGEFFMYHLESPPPERVCYQIQPRNPRSSAVESLRILDSCIHAVMH, encoded by the coding sequence ATGGACACATTAGGAATCGAAGCTTTTCTTTCTATTGTAAGACACGGTAGTTTAACCGATGCCGCCAGCTCCTTATTTATATCCCAGTCCACCCTAAGTCACCGGTTAGCACAACTGGAACGGGAAGTCGGGATGAACTTAATCGACCGTGGAAGAGGACTCCGAACATTATCGTTAACTTCCAGCGGGCAGGAATTTTTAGTGCTGGCCAGAAGATGGGAGGCACTTGTTCAGGAGACCAACCAGATCCGTACCCGTACAAAACATTTGACACTTTCGATCGGAGCGGCAGATAGTATTCAAACTTACGTCCTCCCTGCCATTTACAAGGAACTAAGCAAATGTTCAAAACAAATCGAGATTCGCATTCGCACTCAGCAATCAACGGAACTATACCAATTGCTGGAGCGCGGTGAGATCGATATTGCTTTTGCTAATTTAGAACAGCCTATGCCAAATATGCTTGTTAAAAAGTTCCTTGCTGAACAAATGATTGTTATAAGTAAAGGAAAATTGCCGGTTGCAAACAACACCTTAATGGATCACGAGTTAGATACGTCAAATCAGCTGTTTTTTGAGTGGAACACATCATTCCGGGCATGGTATGACAGGTGGATTGGGGAAAGAGATTACCCGACTATCCGTTTAGATGCTGCTTCACTGATCGAAACATTCATGGACCGTCCTGAAAAATGGGCAATTGTTCCGATGTCTCTGGCACGCCGGTATGAAAAAACAGGCGAATTCTTTATGTATCATCTGGAATCCCCTCCGCCTGAACGGGTTTGCTATCAGATTCAACCGCGTAACCCTAGGTCGAGCGCTGTAGAAAGTCTGCGAATATTAGATTCGTGTATTCATGCTGTCATGCATTGA